Within Bactrocera oleae isolate idBacOlea1 chromosome 6, idBacOlea1, whole genome shotgun sequence, the genomic segment tttgcaataagatacaagactgttatttggtatacaggatcatattagggaggggcatctgcaatgaaaattttgtttaaagtgggcgtggtgccaccccctaataaatttaatgtgcatatctcctaaaccgctaaatctattttaacaaaattcactgggaacaaatgtttttagcacctctatcggtgtgaaaatgggggaaatcgggtgacaaccccgcccactctccatataacggtactgttaaaaactactaaaagcgcgaaaaatcaagcactaaacacgccagagacattaaattttagctctgggatggtatgagatgactttataggaaccgcgttcaaaattagacagtgggcgtggcacagcccaattttaaatgaaaaccatatcttgggatctgctcaaccgctttcaaccaaattcggtacataatattcttctcatatttctatgttatattacgaaaatgggcgaaatcggattacaaccacgcctatttcccatataacatcattttaaattccatctaattttttcacttttcagtctGCAAATCAAACAgcagtataccatttgactttgcaagaatataaaatgttcggttacatccgaaattagcccttccttacttgtttttttttttgttgtggtttcaaaaattatcgaCACTGGTCTATTTAACAATTTCGATGGTATGTACaaaacaaatatcaaaattatatcaatgtattattttaaattattggaCTCGACTCTGCTTGCTTTTTTATACGCCTGTGCATAAATGCTCTGGTTTATCTAAACTCAGTACATTgtctataataaatacatataaacacagaTTGTGGGTGTGTGGCGTAATCACCCACTTTGTATACTTTGCTTTTACATTAACATACTCAAATAAGTGTGTCTGTGCGTGTTATGGATGCTGTTGAACGCTGCAACTCAAAAGCAGAAATTGACTTTTTAATAGCCCGCAAAGCGAACACGAAAAATATTGTCGCTGCTCCATTGTGTGGCATTTGGTGACAACGGCAAATTAGCcccattttatttacatattttcacgACTAGTATGTTGATTTTGGATGCTTTCGGTTTATCTATATGCAAATTATGCGGGTTCAGCACACCGCACACTCCTCACATCGACGAGTACATTAACGTCATCAAAGTGATTGTGGCAGACAGGCTCTATGGCGCGCCAAACAAAGCCGACAGGTGACAAGTATTTCACAAACGCGGCGGATCAATGCAAATTTGGAAACTAATGCAAATAACCAGGAATTTTAATTGAGTTTTAACGTTAGATGAATGTCTACAAATCTAGTATACTCGTATGAGTATGGTTATGCAGCTCTTATGCAACAGGTTGCTAAGTCAGAGATCTCGAAAAACGGAGAAGggctaattttatttaaattttataaacaaaatgtaaTTGAAGTAAAGGTAAAAGTAAAATGCGATTATGGTGAGAAGGAGCTAGCTCTTGtgcaaaaagcaaataaaatctaaaatgtCTTACCTTACTATTCTTTaagataatttattaaataaaaaagtttttcctacAAGGACTTCCTccacttaaattttaatagtttcaaaCTTCCGGTGGGGTTTATACCAATATATCGGTCATTGTGTAAGATAAGTTAGCAAACTTAagtgaacatattatattggatatacttcATTATATAATTTCGAATATATGAAGAATTAGCCAACGAATTACCCCGCTCCTGTTTACTACATAAAATGGTTGCATGTCGAATaagtcggtcagtgtgtgagttaacACATCTTAACAAAATTCTTGGAACCACGTTCTGGAGTATACTCGAGTAAAGTCAAAAATGAATACAATTAGTTCAGAACATCCCCTTACCCCAATATAAGCGTTATTATGATTTCCATCCATTttgatcaacaacaacaatattattttcactGGTTTTTACCATCCCCGAAGAACTTGGAAAAACTAATCGGGGATGTCATAGGCGTTGTGATATTTAACGAATAACTAAGCGGACCTATTTTTGGGCTTTCTATTGTACTTTTTTGAATACTTCCTAGACAAAAAAAGACAGATCCGTAAGTTTTATATGTAAGTCATCATACTCAAATCAAGTTATTAATCAATTACTACTATTATCATTCTTAGCAAACTCGTCTGCCTCATTAATGCCTTCAGTGAGCATCCCTACAAATACTTAAACTCAACTAATATTATGGCCAAGTTTCTGTATTTTGTAGTTAACAATTTGAACCTTAgcgcaatattttattttattttccacgTTTAACATTATTACTCCTGCACAAGATCAGGACACGGAGGAAAAATTGGTAAATAAAAGAGGtaaatttagataaaattttGGTAGTATAATGTTACTTGTCACGAGGTGTCGCAAAATGGAAATTTAATTACACGGTACTTAGGTTCGTGTAAAAAACTGTGTAATGATGCagatacgagtatgtatggtatgtacagTACGATGTTCCAAACAAGCACCAAAAGGCATTTGATAATACAAAAGTGGTAAATTcataatacttatgtatacagtagggattttaaatatataagtactagcttttatttcgtttattttgtacttcaaagaaaaataatttcttaaacgTGTTGAATTATAAACGAAAAACTATAttataaaagaaagaaaataataatttccaaaTAAAGCGAAGAAGAATAAGAAGATTTCTTAAACAGTTAGACGATtggacattctgcacaatgaatgatgAAGCCCCCATTAATCGTAATCGTAAGCGTTGGCGAACGTTGACTACGTAAAGTGATCTCACCACCTGAGTCGGGCAGATCATCAACATAGCTTTCGGAAATTACATAGCACCAACACAGCACCGAGCGCCATAAACGTCCAGATAGCTCGTATTCTACGCTCCTTCCTGTGCTGAAAAGGTGGCTAATCTGTgagatatttcaataaaattaagtggatgtATTTTCCTTATAATGCTTTATCTTTGATTTTTTccctagccctcatataacaaatcacgaaattttcaaacagccgtttgattttactccacatatgttggtgatggtatgtgaagtatCTTAGTGAAACTCAGGGAGTATTTTGTTCTgttaatatgtatgttgtatTGCCTCtcatctctcatatacctaatacaagattttcaaacttccggttggccttatgccatatatatcagtcaattataaataaattaactgaacgaataatattggatatactatactttaacgtataatataatatttttattatactagAGACCCGTCCCGGCTTCGCACGTTGCAATGCTGGTACACTACAGAAAAACTGTGAAcgttgtttataaaaacatagCGGTCCGCTCCGGCTTCGCACGGGTATAACATATATAGCCTATTTAACtcactgaaaatattattaaaattgatctagtagttttgatttattcattACAGCTCGTGGCCCGCAACGTTAAATTTAGAGTAAAACAATTCCCATTTCCCTATATCATGATGATTTCCTGCTATCTTTGGAATATCTAAATTCATACActacatttttacttatttactttttaaatttttacctatttattttatttttacaacaattaatatattacaGAATGTCTTTATATACAACGTTTACAGCTTTCTTGTCATTAGACAGTACAAATATGTTTTCTCTAGAGTTTACTCTTGAAAGAGCGACATACAGTCGGCCATGCGAAAAACAGTCAACGCTCAAATCTAAGCCTGCAACGTTGAAGGTTTGACCCTGCGATTTATTAATGATCATTGCAAAAGATGTCTTTACCGGAAACCGTAAACGTTTAAATTGAAAGGGTAAATGCGATGGTATCAGAGGAATTCGGGGAATCAATACATCTTCTCCGGTACCACATCCCCTGAGTATTGTGCCCTCCATTATAAAAGTTGTCAGTGATTTTACCAGCAAACGCGTACCATTGCTAAATTTAGGTTgattcttaataaaataaaaggacAACAATATTTTGTGAGGAGGGAGTCCAGACGGCTTcaaagagtttaaaaattctgTAGGAAAATGAATAGTTTCTTCCAAATCGAGAACAGTATCGACCGAATAGTATATTTTGGTCTACGCAGCAATCTTTGAAAGAATTAAGTTATTTGCCTTATCTACTTGTTCATTAGTTGGTGACAGAATCGACCTTTCTTCAAACCAAGATATTATCTTATAACTTATGTTATCAATGTCAGGATAGACATTGTTAACTAACTCTTGGATGTTGTCTATCAAAACACAAAGGTTTTCTAGGTTAATCCTTCCCTCCTTTTGTATTAACTCTCCATTGCCAACTTTTAGCAGCATCTTTGGAAATAGCCGTACTCACATGAAGATGACGAAACCCTCATATTAGTTTTAAGCTCTAATTTATTGACATGTGGCCAAAGGTTGGATCTTTTTAGGGAAGCATGTATTTCATTCATTCCCGTCTTCCAGGTACTATGTATTGATTAACAatgtatttaaggtatttaattgGATCAGGATTAGTGCTGTATTGATTAAATCGCTTCGAAAATTAGCCATTATTTGTTGTAAAAagtaaatgataaaaaattgtattgtggGATATCCATAAGAGATAGGCATATACCATCGCGGAGTTTTCTGTAGACATTTTTAATGTGTACAATACTTAGGACATTGTTTTGATGAATCTCGTAGGTTGCAATATAAGCggaaaaaatgtaattacaatatttacgaCATCACATTGGAAGCCTCAAAAAACAACAGCATTTTTACACTAATTAATGgatgttattatacatataaatcttCCTCTTGAATCACtctatctattaaaaaaaaaccgcctcaaaatccgttgcgtagttttaaagatttaagcatACATAGGGATATAGCGACAGAGAAAGCGACTTTGTTTTATACTATGTATtgataaatgtttataaatttatgtatataactatatttttatgCCGAAATAATGCGAATTTAATCTACGAGTAtcccaactcccaaatactatctatattgattttcgctattctaacaaaccttacgccaaacatgtcgttcaatgtgtaTGTTCCCCAGCAATGCCAAAACTAACTCAATCAGTCCATCCCTTTCTCTGTCCCATgcataataatttccgactttccacttgACAAATTGTGTGCTACTTtactcaaattaaataaaaaagtattcttaaatattgtgtgagaatatgaatgaaatttgtcAAAACCTTAAATGTTATCCCTaagatatgaaaatatatatcatttgaagaagattttaacacaattttagctgacgcgaagtaaaatatagtctTAAAAcaaagtgagtctatgacctataatataacttaataaaatacaaatttgattgcaatccattgacgatttcgtcgaataatgaatgttgaactgtttcgcaacattttttaatataaagtttttctaaaacctgaaggaattttctttgttttgatccttgcaagagtattaaatgttcagTTCCATCCAAACTCAGCCCTTCCTTAATTGTACTTTTTCATAATTCATCGAACGCAGttcttttttgatatttaacaGCGTCCAGATAACTGCTTGTGGTTATTTTAAAGACCATTTTACTCCCGTGTTTGTAGATTAAGATTTGTTATGTTTGTCAATTCCCACTATCTATATGAAAATATCTGCAGGTACTAGTATTCTGAGTTTTTATTGAAGAAATCTCACCAAATTCTGATTGTgttcatataatttgttttgaggATGTTGATATAAATGGCCATCTAATTTACTATAATAGGAATAGTTTCTATTGGACTTGGATTTGGTTGATTTTATTTAAGGTATGGTGATTGATATTGCCGGcgaattggaggatgttgatgtggacgacctttggtttcaacaagatagccttacatgccatacagccaatgACACaattttataatctcgcaacttgcaaggatcaaagccgggtaattacttcaggtgttcgcaaaagtttatattaaagggagtattgatccgattcaaccaatttttgacacagaACATACTATTATCTGTGGTGGTACACTTTAAACGGCAttgttcacgcaaagttttaccccgatataatcgttcttgcttgatttgcatactggaaagtgaaaaaatcagatgatatttaaaatgatgttaattgggcaataggcgtggttgtaatccgatttcacccattttcgtactataacatagaaatatgagcagaatgttatgtaccgaatttggttgaaatcggttaagcagatctcgagatatggattttcacctaaaagttggcggtgccacgcccactgtctaattttgaacgcggttcctgtaaggtcatctcataccatcccggAGATAAAACTTactgtctctggcgtgtttagtgcttgatttatcgcgcttttagtaatttttaacattacccgttatatggggagcgggcggagttgccatccgatttcaactattttcacactgtaggtagaaattctaaaaacatttacttccagtgaattttgttattatcgcattagcggtttaggagatatgcacattaaacctattaggggcgggaccacgcccactttaaaaaaaaatttaactgcagatgcccctccctaatgagatcctgtgtaccaaataacagtattgtatcttattgcggggcttagttatggcaatttatttgtttttgattaatggcgttttgtgggcgtggcagtggtccgattatgccaatctgtaataccaaccgtctcacggtaccaagaaacatgtctaccaagttacataaagatatctaaattttttctcaagttacagCATGCACGGAAGGACAgagagtcacccggatttcaactcgtctcttcatacttttcatttatttatatacatataactccacatctatctcgattagtttcaggtgatacaaacaaccgttaggtgaacaaaactattatactctgtagcgacaggttgcgagagtataaaaaagcacCCTTAATTTAATATCTATCTATTGTTAAATACTTGACATAAGAAGGCAGCGAGAGTTAAGTACCATTGAAAGCAGACAGTTTTAGCAgtgtaaatatttcttaaaacgCTCTGGGGCTACAAATAACTGTAGTATTTCACTGATCGTTGTCTCTTTATTCATATCGCTGGTTGGTTCTACCGTCCCATTGGTCACTACTACTTTCTTTCTATGCTTTCCATACTCATTTTCAACCCTTTGAAATAAAGATAAGGCAATTACTATCCTTATAGGGCATCTGCAACTACGAAGAGGCTTCTCACAGCTTCTGGAGCTTGAATTGTATAATGTCAccagcattttttttaaatattggcgACTTGGACGCTTCTTCAATTACTTGGAATTAGTTATATTACATACATGTAactctatgtacatatgaagcTATATAATTTAAGGGTTACATGAGTTTCGCGGCttaaaaaagaattattatttttaaagtcgtTCGTCAAGATTTCTCCCGAACTACTCAacttatcttaatgaaattttacacaggtcctcgggatataattaaataattataaaaacaaaaaacgtcgagaaattttctccaaaacttttattttttgtaaaaaagttttacatttatttttgatgATCCTAttagaagttctgctgtcaacgcgaaAGCACCCTTTTTCCGAGCGAATGCCGGAAATGACATTGCAATGGCCGAGTTTTGATTATTTTCTATGAAAATTCCTAAcaatctttgtaaaatatgtacatatcttgaaagtttgaataaaatatttcctttttttatttgaaaacaaaatgatTGAAAACTAAAAGTGGTAATAGCAAATTCACTGATGGTGATGCCGAAAAAAATTCCGGAGTTAACTTATTCCCACTTGTGTTACAAAAAGAAGCAAAAACTTTTTGAAGGTATTGCTGTAAAAATAACCAACCGCCAGCCAGGTACAGCGTTactcaaaacaataaaatacaaatataaatactcaatacaaaaatatatttactatacgTATATTAAACTAACAGTGTGAAGAAAGAGAATAAATTTTATGATGTCACGTCTGAGCGCATCAGCTCACAGAATTCAAGAACTATCCATGTTATCACATCTGCTGGTATtggaaataagaaaattgttatAAGAAACATTTGGGCGTGCAAAATAAGAAAGTTTCTGTCTTCTTCAAAATTTCATAACAGTTATTAATATGTCGAAAAATCAAATGACTGCCGAAGTGTGTATAAAGATATTCAAATAAAGATAGTAATCCTAAACATTTAAACTTGAGCacaaatatgttattttatgtttacTTGACTGTCAATTGTTACTTCTAGTATTTGCGATAGGGAGCgccatattgttgttgtggtgccGATGCACGACCTTGCTGCGAGCCATACTGTTGCTGTTCCTCCTGGTATGGATGGGTGCGAATGTACTCCAAAGCTTTGAGGATAGCTTCCGGCACTGGTGGGGGTGTGGGCAAATGGGCGCCTTGTGGTTGGAAGCCATTCTCATCGGCAGTATAAGTGAGCTGAATCAATTGACCTTCCGGCGAATAGTATTGGGAAGAACCGGTGGCATAATGTCCTCCAACACCAGATTCTTGTGCCGCAATGCCGTTGCTAGTTTCGAATTGGTAATTGTAGCTGCCGTCCTCTTTCAGGTCGTTGGTAAAACTACGTATTTCGGCATGAGCATCGGCACTACTGGCAGCACTACCACCACGACCGCCTGCTCCATGTAGCGGGGCACCGTACAGCTCGCTGACAGCGGGCAGAGCGTTCGTCAGGCAGATGGTGAAGGCGCAGAGAGCGACGACGGCGTGAACGAACTGTGTAAATGAAAAAGTGGAAGAATGATGATATTGTTATAGGTACACAACTCtaactacatacaaacatatataggaTTCGCTTTAAATATACGCGAGTATTAAATACAGTTTAGTACTTTTTTACTGTAAAATATTCGGAACCTCTGATATATTAAGAACCACATATCCAGCAAATCCAAACTTTTTGCGTACGAATTTTA encodes:
- the LOC106625501 gene encoding pupal cuticle protein Edg-78E produces the protein MSKIFVHAVVALCAFTICLTNALPAVSELYGAPLHGAGGRGGSAASSADAHAEIRSFTNDLKEDGSYNYQFETSNGIAAQESGVGGHYATGSSQYYSPEGQLIQLTYTADENGFQPQGAHLPTPPPVPEAILKALEYIRTHPYQEEQQQYGSQQGRASAPQQQYGAPYRKY